In one Silene latifolia isolate original U9 population chromosome 10, ASM4854445v1, whole genome shotgun sequence genomic region, the following are encoded:
- the LOC141607285 gene encoding heat shock cognate 70 kDa protein-like: protein MHFATLNIGSRRLLGRKFDDEVVQRYIQHCPYKIVPSLGSCNDKKPMIAVSYQGKKKEFEAVEISDMILKKLKKDAEAYIGNEVKNAVITVSASFSNLQLQATKDAGVIAGFNVLRIIDVPTAAAMAYGYGKKAADGRRNLLVFGLGREYCEVYLVEIEKEVYKVKSTSENDTLGGQNFDNALVSYFVDEFKRKYGTNINQYPRVMNSLRVACEKVNIVLSSTFGTTIEINSLFVGIHFRSYMSRVCWNNLSTPIPREDRRKEGLFHRSWRGYPINADLTTSKRKIQSSSSYCDKLKGEIADIDASIARLMDQRASLESDLATAQFNLTGLTDYLTTQMELTKEHLNRFSSFQTAEKLEYDARHSLGVALDCLGSFFASL from the coding sequence ATGCACTTTGCAACACTCAATATAGGCTCCAGGAGGCTTCTAGGAAGGAAATTCGATGATGAAGTTGTGCAAAGATACATTCAACATTGTCCTTACAAGATTGTTCCTAGTTTGGGCTCGTGTAATGACAAGAAGCCGATGATTGCAGTCTCCTACCAAGGCAAAAAGAAAGAATTTGAAGCTGTAGAAATATCTGATATGATCCTCAAAAAGTTGAAAAAGGATGCAGAGGCTTATATTGGCAATGAAGTGAAGAATGCGGTTATTACTGTTTCTGCTTCCTTTAGTAATTTGCAGCTACAAGCAACTAAGGATGCTGGAGTTATTGCAGGATTTAATGTTCTGCGCATTATAGATGTGCCAACGGCTGCTGCAATGGCATACGGCTATGGTAAGAAGGCTGCTGATGGTAGAAGAAATTTGTTGGTTTTCGGTCTTGGCCGGGAATATTGTGAAGTATATTTGGTTGAGATCGAAAAAGAGGTGTATAAAGTCAAATCAACAAGTGAGAATGATACCCTTGGGGGTCAAAACTTTGATAACGCTTTGGTTAGCTACTTTGTGGATGAGTTTAAGAGAAAGTATGGCACAAACATTAATCAATATCCCAGGGTTATGAATAGTCTAAGAGTCGCCTGTGAAAAGGTGAACATAGTGCTTTCTTCAACTTTTGGAACTACTATCGAGATAAACTCTCTTTTTGTTGGGATACATTTTCGTTCATACATGAGTCGTGTGTGTTGGAATAACTTGTCAACACCGATTCCTCGAGAAGACCGCAGAAAAGAAGGCTTGTTTCATCGATCCTGGAGAGGTTACCCAATAAATGCAGACCTAACTACATCTAAGCGAAAGATCCAATCGAGTTCCTCTTACTGTGACAAGCTGAAAGGTGAAATTGCTGATATCGATGCCTCAATTGCTCGTTTGATGGACCAAAGAGCTAGTTTGGAAAGTGATCTTGCCACCGCGCAATTTAACTTGACAGGCCTTACTGATTATTTAACCACTCAGATGGAGTTGACCAAGGAGCATCTAAATCGATTCTCTTCATTTCAGACTGCCGAGAAATTAGAGTATGATGCCAGGCATTCATTAGGAGTCGCACTTGATTGCCTTGGAAGTTTTTTCGCATCCTTGTAA